The Vitis riparia cultivar Riparia Gloire de Montpellier isolate 1030 chromosome 3, EGFV_Vit.rip_1.0, whole genome shotgun sequence genome includes a region encoding these proteins:
- the LOC117910825 gene encoding phenylcoumaran benzylic ether reductase Pyrc5-like, whose amino-acid sequence MADKILIIGGTGYIGKFIVAASAKSGHPTFALVRDTTLSDPTKSQIIKSFKSSGVTLVHGDLNDHQSLVKAIKEVDVVISTVGGGQLQDQAKIIAAIKEAGNVKRFLPSEFGNDVDRLHAVEPAKSVFATKVQIRRAIEAEGIPYTYVTSNFFAGYFLPTLVQPGATAPPKDKVIILGDGNPKAVFNKEDDIGTYTIRAVDDPRTLNKILYIKPPQNIYSFNDLVSLWEKKIGKTLERIHVPKEQVLKNIQEAEFPVNVIMAISHSVFIEGDQTNFEIEPSFGVEASELYPDVKYTTVDEYLNQFA is encoded by the exons ATGGCCGACAAGATCCTCATCATCGGCGGCACCGGATACATTGGAAAATTCATTGTCGCCGCCAGCGCCAAGTCCGGTCACCCTACCTTCGCTCTCGTCAGAGACACCACCCTTTCCGATCCTACGAAGTCCCAAATCATCAAGAGTTTCAAGAGCTCCGGCGTCACTTTGGTCCAT GGAGATCTAAACGATCACCAGAGTTTGGTAAAGGCGATCAAGGAAGTAGATGTGGTGATATCCACCGTTGGTGGCGGGCAGTTGCAGGATCAAGCGAAGATCATAGCTGCAATCAAAGAAGCTGGAAATGTCAAG AGATTCCTCCCATCAGAGTTTGGGAATGATGTGGACCGTCTCCATGCTGTTGAGCCAGCAAAATCAGTGTTTGCTACCAAAGTTCAAATCCGTCGAGCTATTGAGGCTGAAGGAATTCCCTATACCTATGTGACATCCAACTTCTTTGCTGGCTATTTCCTTCCTACATTAGTACAACCTGGAGCCACTGCTCCCCCCAAAGATAAAGTTATTATTTTAGGTGATGGAAATCCAAAAG CTGTTTTTAACAAGGAGGATGACATTGGCACCTATACTATCAGGGCTGTGGATGATCCGAGAACCTTGAATAAAATCCTCTACATCAAGCCCCCTCAGAACATTTACTCATTCAACGATCTTGTCTCCTTGTGGGAGAAGAAGATTGGAAAAACCCTGGAGAGGATCCATGTTCCAAAGGAGCAAGTTCTGAAGAACATCCAAG AAGCCGAATTTCCAGTGAATGTGATTATGGCAATCAGTCACTCTGTTTTTATAGAGGGTGACCAGACCAACTTCGAAATTGAACCATCATTTGGAGTAGAAGCTTCAGAGCTATACCCTGACGTCAAATACACAACTGTGGATGAGTACCTCAATCAGTTTGCCTGA